In the genome of Mycteria americana isolate JAX WOST 10 ecotype Jacksonville Zoo and Gardens chromosome 7, USCA_MyAme_1.0, whole genome shotgun sequence, one region contains:
- the C7H3orf33 gene encoding protein C3orf33 homolog isoform X3: protein MAVAGVLVLARSVRLTAKFTSAMDIPAKFVEKNVKLRGKLHHITEKGLEVEHIPISIPFVTAIQRKWQSKGLLLVRLAGVELAPSGMAWLQQELKPKQMIWFQLLGREDVALECLVLVNKGRFLSVCLNEEILRQGLGRTARIEGLHHDSRLYWKLHKRLLRAELKALKKNKGIWKEESHSERIRDRISNNKFVRTLKQFASWFRSSV from the exons ACAGCAAAGTTTACAAGTGCTATGGATATACCTGCAAAGTTTGTAGAAAAGAATGTGAAATTGCGGGGAAAATTACATCACATAACTGAGAAAGGCCTGGAAGTTGAACACATTCCCATTAGCATTCCTTTCGTTACAGCGATACAGAGAAAAT GGCAATCAAAAGGTCTGCTGCTGGTAAGACTTGCTGGAGTGGAGCTGGCTCCGAGTGGCATGGCCTGGTTACAGCAAGagttaaaacccaaacaaatgatATGGTTCCAGCTTCTCGGAAGGGAGGACGTGGCACTCGAGTGCCTTGTTTTGGTAAATAAG GGTCGATTTCTCAGCGTGTGCTTAAATGAAGAGATCTTGAGACAAGGGCTTGGCAGAACAGCACGTATTGAAGGACTACATCATGATTCCCGCCTGTACTGGAAACTTCACAAAAGACTGCTTCGAGCAGAGTTAAAGgccttgaagaaaaataaaggaatatggAAAGAAGAAAGCCACTCTGAAAGAATTAGAGACCGTATAAGCAACAATAAATTTGTACGGACATTGAAACAATTTGCGAGCTGGTTCAGAAGCTCTGTTTAA